From one Lemur catta isolate mLemCat1 chromosome 5, mLemCat1.pri, whole genome shotgun sequence genomic stretch:
- the ID4 gene encoding DNA-binding protein inhibitor ID-4 gives MKAVSPVRPSGRKAPSGCGGGELALRCLAEHGHSLGGSAAAAAAAAAARCKAAEAAADEPALCLQCDMNDCYSRLRRLVPTIPPNKKVSKVEILQHVIDYILDLQLALETHPALLRQPPPPAPPHHPAGTCPAAPPRTPLTALNTDPAGAVNKQGDSILCR, from the exons ATGAAGGCGGTGAGCCCGGTGCGCCCCTCGGGCCGCAAGGCGCCGTCGGGCTGCGGTGGCGGGGAGCTGGCGCTGCGCTGCCTGGCCGAGCACGGCCACAGCCTGGGCGGCTCGGccgccgcggcggcggcggcggcggcagcgcgCTGCAAGGCGGCCGAGGCGGCGGCAGACGAGCCGGCGCTGTGCCTGCAGTGCGATATGAACGATTGCTACAGCCGCCTGCGGAGGTTGGTGCCCACCATCCCACCCAACAAGAAAGTCAGCAAAGTGGAGATCCTGCAGCACGTTATCGACTACATCCTGGACCTGCAGCTGGCGCTGGAGACGCACCCGGCTCTGCTGAGGCAGCCGCCACCGCCCGCGCCGCCGCACCACCCGGCCGGGACCTGTCCGGCCGCGCCGCCGCGGACCCCGCTCACGGCGCTCAACACCGACCCG GCCGGCGCGGTGAACAAGCAGGGCGACAGCATTCTGTGCCGCTGA